Sequence from the Dehalococcoidia bacterium genome:
GTCGATGCATGCGCCGCAGAGGTTGCAGCCGTCGGCTATGACCACCTTGTCATCTACGAGGCTGATGAGGCCGAAGGGGCAGGCCGTCTCGCAGGCCCCGCACTGTGTGCATTTGTCTTGATTGATGATTATGGACATGAGATTCCTTTTATCAACCCCCTATATCCCCCACTCTTGGGGGACTTTAGGAGTTGGGGGACACCCCCAATTCCCCTGTCAGGAGAATTTCTCCTGTACCTCTTTCTTTAGTTGCGTGGACCGAGTCGGATGATGACATTACTTGACCTCACCCTCGTCCTCTGTTTCATCTTCTTCCACTATAAACTGGGCGCTGTTGTCACAGCCTTCGATCTCGCACTTAGTTTTCATCTGGGATGGTATCCGGGGACTGTTGGGGTTGTAGCCCAGATCGATCAGGTGGTGTTTGCAGATCGCCAGGCTCATATTATCCCCTCCAGCTTCTTGATAAGCTGGTCCGCCTGCTCTTCGCAGCTGCCGGCGAGCATCTCGCTCTTGCGCTCGCGCTTGGGGAAGAATATCTTGACCACGCGCGTCGGCGAGCCGTTAAGACCCGCTTTATCGGCCTCGGCTCCGATGTCCGCTGCGCTCCACACAGGAATCTTGGCGCTCTTGGATTTCATCGTGCCGCGTATCGACGGCAGGCGGGGCACGTTTATCTCTTTCGATACGGTGATAACCGCGGGTAGGCTCGCCTCGATCGTTTCGTGTCCTTCTTCTATCATGCGCTTGACGCGCATGTGCCCGCCGTCGATCTCCTCTATCTTACTGACGTATGCGATGAACGGTATCTTCAGACTCTCCGCGATGCCGGGGCCCACCTGGCCGGTGTCGCCGTCCAGCGTCTGCTTGCCGCAGATTATCAGGTCGAACGCGCCTGTTTTTTGAATCGCTTTGGAAATCACATACGATGTGGCCCACGTATCGGAACCGGCGAAGGCACGGTCGCTCACCAGCACCGCTTCGTCTGCGCCCAGCGATATCGCTTCCCTGAGCGCGGCGTCCGCCTGGGGCGGGCCCATCGTGATAACCGTCACCTTGCCGCCGTGCTTCTCGCGCAGTCGCACGCCCTCCTCGATGGCGTAACAGTCGAAGGGGTTGATGATGCTCTGCACGCCCTCGCGGACGAGGGTGTTGGTGTTGGGGTCGATCTTTATATCGGTGGTGCCGGGCACCTGCTTGATGCAGACGACGATATTCATTTGCGCAGCGCTTTCCTCTTAAGAAGCTCCATGGCGATGACGTTGCGCAGCACCTGGTTCGTGCCCTCATATATCTGGTTGATCTTGGCGTCGCGCATCATCTTCTCCACGGGGTAATCGCGCATGTAGCCCGCGCCGCCGCACACCTGCACGGCATCGGTGGTCACGCGCATGGCCATGTCGGTGCAGAAAACCTTGGCCATGGCGCCTTCCTCGGAGTAGTTCTTGACGCCGCTGTCGATGGTCTTGGCGGTAGCGTACATCAGCGCCCGTCCGGCCTCTACGTCCATGGCCATATTGGCCAGTATGTGCTGCACGGCCTGGATGGAGGATACCGGGTGATCGAACTGCTCGCGCGTTTTGGCGGAATTGACGGCGGCCTCGAGCGCTCCCTGCGCCAGGCCTACCGCCAGCGCTGCCACGCCGGGGCGGGACAAATCAAGAGTCTTCATGGCAACGATGAAACCCTGCCCATCTTTGCCCAGAAGGTTTTCCTTAGGCACGCGGCAATTATGGAAAACGAGTTCCCTCGTCGCGGAGCAGCGTATGCCCATCTTCTTTTCCTTCTTGCCAAAGGTGAATCCGGGGGTGTCCTTATCGACGAGGAACGCGCTCGCGCCGCGCGGTCCCCTTGTCGGGTCGGTTAAAGCGATTATCGTATATATCTCGGCCTCGCCGCCGTTGGTGATGAACTGCTTGGTGCCGTTGATGACATAATCATTGCCGTCGAGGACGGCGGTCGTCTTTATCCTGCTGGCATCGCTGCCGGCGCTGGACTCGGTCAGCGCGAAGGCGGTGAGCTTATTGCCGCCGGCGACCTCCGGCAGGTATTTGCGTTTCTGCTCCTCGTTACCGTAAAGGAATATCGGTATCGATCCCAGCGCGTCCGCGGCATAGGTCAGCGCTACGCCGCAGCAGGCGCGGCTCAGCTCCTCGACTGCGATGCACAGGCCCACGGCCTGCTCGCCAAGCCCTTCGTATTCCGCCGGGATGAAAACCCTGAACAGGTCGCTGGCGGCTATATCTTTAACTATCGCCCAGGGGAACTCCTCTTTTTCGTCCAGTTCCGCCCGTACCGGCAATATCCTTTCCTCGGCCACCCTGCGGGCCAGCTCCCTTATTAGCTGCTGCTGTTCAGTTAGGAAATAGTCCAATGGCTCACTCCTTTATGGCTGATAGCGTATATTGTAGTGGGTTTTAGCAAAAGTGCGCAAGTCTGGATGTTTTTGGTAAACGGCGCAATAAGTCAAAACATATGTTACTCGATAAAGCTGCTTTAGGGCGTCACGGTCAGTATCTTGCGCACCTGCTCGGGATATCTGGCTATGAAGCGCAGCTCGTCGTCGGTCAGCGGCTTCTGGGTGTGAGCGCTGGCGAACTGCACCAGCTCCAGTATCTGTTTGGCGCTCTCGTTATCGGCGAATGTTACGCCTATCTTTTCGTAGACATGCCTGAACCCCGCGACGCCGCCGAACTCGCCGGTTGTGATTACCCTCCCCGTAGGGATGCGCGTGTCCTCCCCGCGCCCGAGTATCTCATGGTCGAAAAGCTCGTAGTTGCGCCGATCTTTCAGCGCGCCGTCGGCGTGGATACCGGCCTCGTGTGCGAAGATGTTGGCGCCCACGCCGGGCTGGTTTATCGGTATCGGGATACCGAATGCGTACGAAACGTATTTGGCCAGCTTATCGGCCATCCTGAAATCCAGAACGTCGCCGATGGCGTACCGCTGCATGTCCCTGCCGAACTTGAGCGCCAGTATGCAGCTTACCAGGTCAGTCTGCCCGGCCCGCTCGCCCACGCCGTTCACCGACGTATTGATATAGGCGTCCACTCCGCCGTCTATGGCCGCCGTCGCGCCCGAGACCGCGTTGGCCACCGCCATGCCGAGGTCGTTGTGGCAGTGCAGCTCGATGGGCATCCCGGCCTTATCGGCAAGTTTCCCGATGCGATCCTGGATTGTCGCCGGCGTGTCATATCCCAGCGTGTCGCAGTACCTGACACGGTCGGCGCCGGCCTCCCTTGCCGCCAGTGCGAACTCGATGAGATATGAGATGTCGGTGCGGGACGCGTCCTCCGCGTTCACCCCGATGGTGCTGACGCCGTGTCCGCGTGCGCATTGTACGGCATCGACCATTTCACGGATCACGGAATCGCGGTCGAGCTTGCCGTGGAATTTATGCAGTATCATCTGATCGGAGGTTGAGATGGAGACGTTGAGGTCTTTGACACCCGTGGCGAGAGATGCCTCAACATCGGAGACCATGGCGCGGCACCATCCCTCCAACACAAGGTCGTGAAAGATGCCTTCCTCCTTCAGCCCCAGGTTCCCCTGAATATAGTTACGCTCGTGTTTTACCGTGGGGAAGGAGAACTCTGATTGATATATTCCCATCTCGGAGAGATAGAGATTGAGCATGGTCTTCTGAAGCTTGGCCATGATGATGCGGGAGGCCTGGACGGCGTCCCGGTTGGTGACATCGATGAATCTTATCTGAGGCATTTGACTCGTTCTCTAACTTGAAACTTAGCGGCAATATATGGTAGCATAAGGTAGGTTTAGATGCAACGCTGAGTGCACCTTGACAGATTGTTGCAATATACCTATAATTAGCAAACTTTAATATTCGTAAGTAAATGGGCCATGATAATCAATGTATCGCAGCTGCTGCAGGAGCATATCGGCTCCACGCGCAGCTACAAAGTGGATGGTGAGGAGAACTTCCCTTATAAAGGAGAAGTTGTTCTTATCCGTACTGATAAAGGGTTACTTGTGAGAGGCGCTCTCACAACTATGGTTGAGGTGGTCTGCAGCAGATGCCTCTGCGGCTTCGATCAGGAGCTTTATATTGATTTCGCAGAGGAATTCCTGTCGCAGTGTGAGGAGGGGGACTTCATTATTGATGAATATCGGCAGATAGATTTGAGCGAGGTGGCGCGTCAGTACACGCTTCTGTCCGAGCCGATGAAGCCATTGTGTCGCGAGGATTGCGCCGGTTTGTGCCCTCAGTGCGGCAGAAATCTTAATCTCGAGACCTGTGGCTGTGTAAAAGAGATCGATCCTCGCATGGCTATGCTGTCGAGTCTAGTAAAGGATAGGTTGTAAAATGGTTCCATTACCGAAACACAAAACTCCAAAATCAAAACAGGGTCGCAGGCGCTCTCATCTTGCGTTAAAGGCGACCGCTATCGATTCTTGCCCCCAGTGCCACAGCCCCAAGAGGGCCCATCACGTTTGCCTTACCTGTGGAACATATGGCGGCAGGGAAGTGATTAAAATAAAGACAAAGAAAAAGGAATAAAGCTGGCGGATTAAGTCTATGAACGATACGGTAAATCAGACAGGTAATCACGCTTACGTTTTCCCCGGTCAGGGCTCACAGAAAGTGGGCATGGGGCGGGATCTGTATGATGCGTTCAGTTCGACGCGGAAGGTGTTTGAGGAGGCGGATGAAGCATTGGGCATGCACCTTTCCCGGCTTTGTTTTGAGGGCCCCGAGCAGGAGCTGTGCCAGACGGTTAACGCCCAGCCGGCAATACTAACCATGAGTATAGCATGTTTGCGGGCGGCCGCCGAGATATATGGAGAGCTGGTGCGTCCTGCATATGTGGCGGGGCACAGCCTTGGTGAATATACAGCGCTGGTTGCGGCCGGCGTGCTGGATTTTGCTGATGCCGTGCGCCTTACTCGAGAGAGGGGCAGTCTGATGCAGCATGCGGGGCAGATAGCGCCCGGGGGCATGGTTGCCATCATCGGGCTGGACGAGGTCGCCGTTGAAGCGGTATGTCAGGAAACCGGGGCCAAGATTTCTAATATTAACTCGCCGGGCCAGATAGTCATCAGCGGTTCGCGTGAGTCTATGGTGCGTTCTATTGACCTTTCTTTGTCGATGGGAGCTCGGTACAGCAAGCCCCTTAATGTGAGCGGCGCGTTCCATTCTCACCTCATGGAGCCGGCTGTTGAAGGCATGGCGAAAGCCATAACCGATGTCAGATTCAATGATCCTATTGTACCGATTGTCGTTAACAGCACTGCTAAGCCCGTAGCTACCGCCGAAGAGATTAAGCAGGAACTCCTGGACCAAATAGCCAACTGCGTACAGTGGCAGAAGAGCGTTGAGTGTATGGTCAAGGATGGTGTGGGTACTTTCGTCGAAATCGGGCCCGGTCAAGTGTTGACCGGTCTTATTAAGCGCATCAGCAAGGATGCGCGTACTGTTAACGTCGGGGATGTAAGCTCGGTAAAGGGCATGAAGCTCTAGGTTGTTTTTAGATTCAGCACATTTTTGTGTAACTAATCAAACAATCGAGCTGAGAGTTGGCGTGGATTCTGGAAAGCCCCCAGTTTTTGAGTGAAGGTTTACTTGTCTTGCCTTGATTTAGTTTATTTGTTAGCTTCGGCGAAGGTGAAATGAATTGGGAACAAGGAGGAAGGCAAGGGTTAGGGCGCTTCAAGCGCTATTTGAAATAGACTCTGTCGGACATGATCAGGCTGAGGTGCTGGGACGGCAGGCGGAAGAAGATACGCTCGAAGAGGAATCAGTCGCGTTTACGAATGATCTGGTGGAGGGAGTTCTGGGGAATGAGGAGGAGATTGACAAGGTAATAGAGCGGTATGCCCCGGCTTGGCCAGTGGCGCAGATGGCTCTTATAGATAGAAACATATTAAGGCTTGCCATCTTCGAAATTTTGTTTAATAATAAAGTACCAGTCAAGGTTGTAATAAATGAGGCGGTGGAGCTCGCCAAGATGTTTGGCGGAGATAACACGCCGAAGTTCATAAACGGGGTTTTGGGAACCGTAAGCGCCCAGTCGGGAAAAAAGAGGAGGTGATACAGTGGCCACAGTCCTAGAGAGACTGAAAAAAATCGTAGTTGAGCAATTAGGAGTCGAGGAAGATCAGGTAGTGCCTAAGGCTTCTTTCGTCGACGATTTGAATGCGGATTCGCTGGATCTGGTTGAGTTGATTATGGCTATGGAGGAGGAATTCAGCGACGGTAGCAAGCAGATAAGGATACCGGACAAGGATGCCGAGAACATCAAGACGATACAGGATGCTATAGATTACATCAAAGACTTGGGGATAGAGGATAAATAGCAATCATATTTCTTCATCATAGTCTTAAGAACTTAAAAATTTCTCCGCGGATATCGCCGCGGTAGCTCCGTCGCCGGCGGCGGTGATGACCTGTCGCGATGAATTCTTGCGAATGTCGCCCGCCGCAAACACGCCCTTCACCTGTGTCTCCATTCGTTCGTCTGTGATGATAAATCCCTCTTTATCCATCGGGATTTGTTCTTTTAAGTAACCGGTGTTGGGAACCTGGCCTACATAAACGAAAACGCCGTCCACGGCAATTTCTTTCGTTCCTCCCGTCTTAACATTTCGTACTAACAATTGGGATACCTTATCGCTTCCTTTGATCTCTTCAACAACCGTATCCCATACCGGCTCGATTTTTTTATGGGAAAGAGCCCTCTCCTGCGCCGTCTTGGAAGCGCGCAACTGATTGCGACGGTGAATGATAAATACCTTTGATGCGAACCTGGTGAGGAAAACGGCTTCTTCTACCGCCGCGTCGCCTCCTCCCACCACAGCGACGACGCGGTCTTTGAACAACGCTCCGTCGCAGGTGGCGCAATATGAAACACCCCGGTTAGCGAAGATATCCTCCCCCGGGACTCCGAGCCACTTTCGCTCGGCGCCGCTTGCGATGATAACAGCTCTTGCGGAGAGATCGCCTTCCGTCGTTTTTATGTTCTTAGGGTCATTCAGCAGGTCGACGCTGGTGACTTCGGCGGACAGCGTTTCAAGGCCGAACTTCGATGCCTGCTGGTACATCCGCTCTCCTATGTCGAAACCGGATATACCCTCGGGGAATCCGGGATAGTTCTCCACCAGCTCAGCGCTAGCGATGAGCCCGCCGAACATCGCCTTCTCTATTAACATGGTTCGCAGTCTGGCACGGGCAGCATATATACCTGCGCTCAGACCCGCGGGGCCCCCGCCGATTATTAACACATCGTAGTTTGTATTCATCGTCATTGAACGTAGAGGAGCCTGTATTTTATATAACTTCGTCGATTACCTTTTTTAGCTCGGCTTTCGGCTTATATCCGACCATCGACTGCACCGGCTCTCCGTTCTTGAAGATGAGCATGGTCGGAATAGCGGAGACGCCGTATTTGCTCGCATTTTGAGGGGCCTCGTCAACGTTCAGCTTGGCAATCACTATCTTTTCGTTATAATCTTTGGCCAGCTCGTCTAGAATGGGGGCCACCGCCTTGCACGGGCCGCACCACGGCGCCCAGAAATCTACAAGCACCGGCGTTTTAGATTTAATAACCGTCTCGTCAAAATTGCTGTCGTCGATATGAACCGGTTTCGTCATAGCTGTATCCTTCCTTTAAGTTATTCCCTTTCTAATCGCATCGACTATGTCCTGTTCCACGGCCCGCTTGGCGATAAACAGGGCGCTGCCGATAGCCTTGGCATTGCTGCGACCGTGTCCGATAATGACATTCCCGTTCACGCCGAGAAGGGGAGCCCCGCCGTATTCGGAGTAATCAACCGAGTTGAAGGCGTTTTTAAGGGCGGGTTTTAATATGAGTGCGACAATCTTTAAATAAGGCCGGCTTGATAGCGCCTGCTTGACCGCCTGAACAATGACAGAGCCTATGCCTTCGCCCACCTTGATTAATATATTGCCGGTGAATCCGTCGGTGACAACTACATCCGTTCTGTTGTATGGAAGGTTGTTTCCTTCGATATTGCCGACGAAGTTCAAATTTGTGGCCCGAAGCAACTTATTCGCTTCGCATACAATGCTGTTTCCCTTGATATCCTCCTCCCCGTTTGAGAGCAATCCCACCCTGGGCTTTTCCACCCCGAAAATCTTCTCCATATACACGCTGCCCATCTGAGCGAACTGTACCAGGTAGCTAGGCTTACAATTTGCGTTGGCGCCGACATCGAGGAGAAGGATAGGGCTTGATGGCAGTGTGATGAAGATGCTCAATGCGGGGCGCTCTATCCCTTCGATGCGCCCGAGTATCAACGTGGCGGCGGTAGCTACAGCTCCGGTGTTACCCGCCGATACGAAGGCGTCAACCTCTTTGTTCTTAAGCAGTCTCATGCCGACCGATATGGATGAATCGCGTTTATCCCGCATAACCTCGCTGGGGTTATCTTTCATCTCGATTACCTGATTCGCTTCGACGATTGGGAGATTGTAGCTGTGTTTCTTCAACTCCGCCTCGATCACTTCCTTTTTGCCCACAAGTACAATCTCGATCGAATGTTCTCTGGCGGCGGCTATCGCGCCCTCAACTTCGGCGGTGGGGGAATGTTCACTCCCCATGGCATCCAGAGCGATTTTCATATATTTCTATCCTCTTCTTCCCATATGTCGCATTGACCGCCCCATCTGGCTATGACCTTGTCGTCGCGGAGCACCTGCGATATCTCACACAGGGAGTCGCATCTACTGCACTCAAAAGATGAAGCGCTTAGAGCGGCATCTGCGATGTCGAACCCGTTAAAAGAAGTCGTTATATCCCTCGACTTGAATTCTTCATGTACAACAAGCGCCGCGCCGATGGCCCCGGTGATGCCGGGGTAAGGCGGCACGACCACGGACATATCTAGCGCTTCCTCGATGGCTGTTATCATGCCCCGGTTCAAGGCTACGCCCCCCTGGAATACTACAGGGGTCCTGATTTCCTTACCTGTCGCTATATTACTTAAATAATTTCGCGCCAGCGCCCGGCAAAGGCCTTTTATGATATCGGGTCGCCTGTGGCCCATTTGCTGCTTGTGTATCATGTCCGTCTCGGCGAAAACGGCGCATCTTCCGGCTATCTGTACCGGCCTTGTGCTCTTAAGCGCCTCTGCGCCGAAATCTTCGATTTGCATGTTCATGCGCTGCGCCTGCTGATCCAGGAAGCTCCCCGTGCCGGCGGCGCAAACCGTGTTCATCCCCATATCGGCGACGGCACCGTCCCTGATTATGATTATCTTGGAATCCTGCCCGCCGATCTCGATCACCGTCGCTGCGTCCGGGATAAAGTGTAGTGCCGCCGCGGCCTGGCACGAGATCTCGTTTTTCACCAGGTCGGCGTTCACCAGCACTCCGGCCAGGTAGCGCGCGCTGCCGGTCGTAGCTACGCCTGCGATTCGCATGTCGCTTGAGACGGCGGTCGACAGCTCTTTGAGGCCGCGCTGTATCGATACAATGGGCTGGCCCTCGGTGCGAAGATATAGAGAGGTAACCAGTTCGTCTTTGTCGTTAAGGACAGCGAACTTAGTGCTCACCGAGCCCACATCTATTCCTATGTAGATATTATCCGGCACTGGTGAATTCCTTTTTGATATTCGCAACAAGCTTCTTATCCGCCAGCAGGTCGACGGCTGTCATCCCCATAGCCTTAGCCCCGTCCAGCAGCCCGCGGTTGCCTTCGGCTGAAACAGCCGCGTCGCGGAACTCGGGAGAATGGAGCCCTATGTTGCGTGGTACAATCGCAACTTCAGGGTGTATCGTCGGCACCACCGCGCTCACGTTCCCGACATCGCTTGAGCCGGAGGCCTTTTCAGGAATCGGCTCCGGGTCGCGGCCGACGGCGCGCATGTTGGCGGCCATAACGCCGGCCAGCGTCGTGTTGACTAAAATCGGTGAATAGTAATCCTTCCAGGCGTATTTGAGCCTGGCCCCCGTGGCCTTGGCGGCGGCCTGGAAGCATTTGAGCACCTTGCCCTTCAGTTCTTCAATATAGGCCTCGTCTATGGCGCGCACGAGGAAGATGCCAGCCGTGTGATCCGGCACGACGTTCGGCGCATCGCCGCCCTTGGTGATTATGCCGTGTACGCGCGCCCGTTCCCTGATGTGCTGGCGCAGCGAGTTTATGCCGTTGAATGACAGTATCATGGACTCGAGGGCGTTGATGCCTTCCTCTGGCCGTGCGGCGGCGTGGGCTGCTTTGCCGAAGAATTCGACCTCCAGTGTGACACAGGCAAGCGCCCGTGCGCTGGAGAGGTTGTGGGAGGAGGGGTGAACGATCATAGCGATATCGATATCTTTGAACGCACCGCGTTCTGCCATGATAATTTTGCCGCCGAACATCTCCTCCGCAGGCGTTCCTATGACGATCACTCTGCCGCTGTACCTATCGACGGCCTCTTTGGCGGCGACGGCGGCGCCGACCGCCACTGT
This genomic interval carries:
- a CDS encoding electron transfer flavoprotein subunit beta/FixA family protein; this translates as MNIVVCIKQVPGTTDIKIDPNTNTLVREGVQSIINPFDCYAIEEGVRLREKHGGKVTVITMGPPQADAALREAISLGADEAVLVSDRAFAGSDTWATSYVISKAIQKTGAFDLIICGKQTLDGDTGQVGPGIAESLKIPFIAYVSKIEEIDGGHMRVKRMIEEGHETIEASLPAVITVSKEINVPRLPSIRGTMKSKSAKIPVWSAADIGAEADKAGLNGSPTRVVKIFFPKRERKSEMLAGSCEEQADQLIKKLEGII
- a CDS encoding acyl-CoA dehydrogenase family protein yields the protein MDYFLTEQQQLIRELARRVAEERILPVRAELDEKEEFPWAIVKDIAASDLFRVFIPAEYEGLGEQAVGLCIAVEELSRACCGVALTYAADALGSIPIFLYGNEEQKRKYLPEVAGGNKLTAFALTESSAGSDASRIKTTAVLDGNDYVINGTKQFITNGGEAEIYTIIALTDPTRGPRGASAFLVDKDTPGFTFGKKEKKMGIRCSATRELVFHNCRVPKENLLGKDGQGFIVAMKTLDLSRPGVAALAVGLAQGALEAAVNSAKTREQFDHPVSSIQAVQHILANMAMDVEAGRALMYATAKTIDSGVKNYSEEGAMAKVFCTDMAMRVTTDAVQVCGGAGYMRDYPVEKMMRDAKINQIYEGTNQVLRNVIAMELLKRKALRK
- a CDS encoding homocitrate synthase, which codes for MPQIRFIDVTNRDAVQASRIIMAKLQKTMLNLYLSEMGIYQSEFSFPTVKHERNYIQGNLGLKEEGIFHDLVLEGWCRAMVSDVEASLATGVKDLNVSISTSDQMILHKFHGKLDRDSVIREMVDAVQCARGHGVSTIGVNAEDASRTDISYLIEFALAAREAGADRVRYCDTLGYDTPATIQDRIGKLADKAGMPIELHCHNDLGMAVANAVSGATAAIDGGVDAYINTSVNGVGERAGQTDLVSCILALKFGRDMQRYAIGDVLDFRMADKLAKYVSYAFGIPIPINQPGVGANIFAHEAGIHADGALKDRRNYELFDHEILGRGEDTRIPTGRVITTGEFGGVAGFRHVYEKIGVTFADNESAKQILELVQFASAHTQKPLTDDELRFIARYPEQVRKILTVTP
- a CDS encoding DUF177 domain-containing protein; the protein is MIINVSQLLQEHIGSTRSYKVDGEENFPYKGEVVLIRTDKGLLVRGALTTMVEVVCSRCLCGFDQELYIDFAEEFLSQCEEGDFIIDEYRQIDLSEVARQYTLLSEPMKPLCREDCAGLCPQCGRNLNLETCGCVKEIDPRMAMLSSLVKDRL
- the rpmF gene encoding 50S ribosomal protein L32; the encoded protein is MVPLPKHKTPKSKQGRRRSHLALKATAIDSCPQCHSPKRAHHVCLTCGTYGGREVIKIKTKKKE
- the fabD gene encoding ACP S-malonyltransferase; this encodes MNDTVNQTGNHAYVFPGQGSQKVGMGRDLYDAFSSTRKVFEEADEALGMHLSRLCFEGPEQELCQTVNAQPAILTMSIACLRAAAEIYGELVRPAYVAGHSLGEYTALVAAGVLDFADAVRLTRERGSLMQHAGQIAPGGMVAIIGLDEVAVEAVCQETGAKISNINSPGQIVISGSRESMVRSIDLSLSMGARYSKPLNVSGAFHSHLMEPAVEGMAKAITDVRFNDPIVPIVVNSTAKPVATAEEIKQELLDQIANCVQWQKSVECMVKDGVGTFVEIGPGQVLTGLIKRISKDARTVNVGDVSSVKGMKL
- the nusB gene encoding transcription antitermination factor NusB; this encodes MGTRRKARVRALQALFEIDSVGHDQAEVLGRQAEEDTLEEESVAFTNDLVEGVLGNEEEIDKVIERYAPAWPVAQMALIDRNILRLAIFEILFNNKVPVKVVINEAVELAKMFGGDNTPKFINGVLGTVSAQSGKKRR
- the acpP gene encoding acyl carrier protein — translated: MATVLERLKKIVVEQLGVEEDQVVPKASFVDDLNADSLDLVELIMAMEEEFSDGSKQIRIPDKDAENIKTIQDAIDYIKDLGIEDK
- the trxB gene encoding thioredoxin-disulfide reductase, with product MNTNYDVLIIGGGPAGLSAGIYAARARLRTMLIEKAMFGGLIASAELVENYPGFPEGISGFDIGERMYQQASKFGLETLSAEVTSVDLLNDPKNIKTTEGDLSARAVIIASGAERKWLGVPGEDIFANRGVSYCATCDGALFKDRVVAVVGGGDAAVEEAVFLTRFASKVFIIHRRNQLRASKTAQERALSHKKIEPVWDTVVEEIKGSDKVSQLLVRNVKTGGTKEIAVDGVFVYVGQVPNTGYLKEQIPMDKEGFIITDERMETQVKGVFAAGDIRKNSSRQVITAAGDGATAAISAEKFLSS
- the trxA gene encoding thioredoxin; translated protein: MTKPVHIDDSNFDETVIKSKTPVLVDFWAPWCGPCKAVAPILDELAKDYNEKIVIAKLNVDEAPQNASKYGVSAIPTMLIFKNGEPVQSMVGYKPKAELKKVIDEVI
- the plsX gene encoding phosphate acyltransferase PlsX encodes the protein MKIALDAMGSEHSPTAEVEGAIAAAREHSIEIVLVGKKEVIEAELKKHSYNLPIVEANQVIEMKDNPSEVMRDKRDSSISVGMRLLKNKEVDAFVSAGNTGAVATAATLILGRIEGIERPALSIFITLPSSPILLLDVGANANCKPSYLVQFAQMGSVYMEKIFGVEKPRVGLLSNGEEDIKGNSIVCEANKLLRATNLNFVGNIEGNNLPYNRTDVVVTDGFTGNILIKVGEGIGSVIVQAVKQALSSRPYLKIVALILKPALKNAFNSVDYSEYGGAPLLGVNGNVIIGHGRSNAKAIGSALFIAKRAVEQDIVDAIRKGIT
- a CDS encoding acyl-CoA dehydratase activase, translating into MPDNIYIGIDVGSVSTKFAVLNDKDELVTSLYLRTEGQPIVSIQRGLKELSTAVSSDMRIAGVATTGSARYLAGVLVNADLVKNEISCQAAAALHFIPDAATVIEIGGQDSKIIIIRDGAVADMGMNTVCAAGTGSFLDQQAQRMNMQIEDFGAEALKSTRPVQIAGRCAVFAETDMIHKQQMGHRRPDIIKGLCRALARNYLSNIATGKEIRTPVVFQGGVALNRGMITAIEEALDMSVVVPPYPGITGAIGAALVVHEEFKSRDITTSFNGFDIADAALSASSFECSRCDSLCEISQVLRDDKVIARWGGQCDIWEEEDRNI
- a CDS encoding M20 family metallopeptidase; translated protein: MKSIVTKNVDAQSGKLIALSKKIHDNPETGFNEVKAAKWLCEYLETNGFKVEHGICRLPTAFRATYGKGKPAIALMAEYDALPEIGHACGHNIICTVAVGAAVAAKEAVDRYSGRVIVIGTPAEEMFGGKIIMAERGAFKDIDIAMIVHPSSHNLSSARALACVTLEVEFFGKAAHAAARPEEGINALESMILSFNGINSLRQHIRERARVHGIITKGGDAPNVVPDHTAGIFLVRAIDEAYIEELKGKVLKCFQAAAKATGARLKYAWKDYYSPILVNTTLAGVMAANMRAVGRDPEPIPEKASGSSDVGNVSAVVPTIHPEVAIVPRNIGLHSPEFRDAAVSAEGNRGLLDGAKAMGMTAVDLLADKKLVANIKKEFTSAG